One region of Juglans regia cultivar Chandler chromosome 4, Walnut 2.0, whole genome shotgun sequence genomic DNA includes:
- the LOC109005336 gene encoding uncharacterized protein LOC109005336 isoform X1 — MGSERCYVWSSLSCSSASTTSSLTCAADGMVKMELEAAEALADLAHLAVQESAGSGLRRKWGSKGKRAVKRVKSESPPGDSSFRLNLLGSVPSCSDLAEQDRAEASQQQCEKIRPIVFIEREKAKQVPGITEVKAEQDSELAKPTPNCNRSYAPFVFRKTRRKLTEAEKEEQRIRRVLANRESARQTIRRRQVLCEDLTRKAADLARENENLKRDKELALKEHQSLETTNKHLKQQMAKLRKAVVEETPGEHYSADVAASLSSSRNCPWHLYGHPPLLPVLWPSVIQSSNRVQSQYGRQSAIVIPSNMPMPADCRPYTSQEQENRIDVKGQRAPLYVLPCPWFFPLPGPGNRLQPLPSTSMKYEQGETSRSNHNSSSSSKFIAHVENRHCCLPIEVKTEASGSSEARPTNDLNETPIGFPLDGVSQHTGANSEEILYTPASLDCSQPASTIKHENMSQSAYAPNIETTSTARPIASALPEKQESAVFPGKKLIDAVAAAGARKRRKELTKLKNLHGRQCQMHC; from the exons ATGGGTTCGGAGAGATGTTATGTTTGGAGCTCGTTGTCATGCTCATCTGCTTCTACGACGTCCTCTTTGACGTGTGCGGCGGATGGTATGGTGAAGATGGAGCTGGAGGCGGCCGAGGCTCTGGCCGATTTGGCCCATTTGGCGGTGCAAGAGAGTGCTGGGAGTGGCTTGCGCAGGAAATGGGGGAGCAAAGGGAAACGGGCCGTGAAGCGAGTCAAGAGTGAGTCGCCGCCGGGTGACTCCTCGTTTAGGTTGAACCTGCTGGGCTCGGTGCCAAGCTGCTCGGATCTGGCTGAG cAGGATCGAGCAGAAGCAAGTCAGCAGCAATGTGAAAAGATACGCCCAATTGTGTTCATAGAACGAGAAAAGGCTAAGCAGGTTCCCGGCATTACAGAAGTGAAGGCTGAGCAGGATTCTGAATTGGCTAAACCAACTCCCAACTGCAACAGAAGTTATGCACCATTTGTTTTTCGTAAAACAAGACGAAAGTTGACTGAG GCTGAAAAGGAAGAACAGAGAATACGCAGGGTATTGGCAAATAGAGAGTCAGCTAGGCAGACAATTCGTCGTAGGCAG GTTCTGTGTGAGGATTTAACCAGGAAAGCTGCTGATCTAGCACGGGAGAACGAAAATTTAAAGAGG GACAAGGAGTTGGCTTTGAAAGAGCATCAGTCCTTGGAGACCACAAATAAACACTTAAAGCAACAG ATGGCAAAGCTAAGAAAGGCTGTGGTTGAGGAAACTCCAGGTGAGCATTATTCAGCAGATGTGGcagcctctctctcttcatccAGGAACTGTCCGTGGCACTTGTACGGCCACCCTCCATTACTGCCTGTTCTATGGCCTTCTGtcattcaatcttcaaatcgTGTTCAATCACAATATGGGAGGCAAAGTGCCATTGTCATTCCGTCAAACATGCCCATGCCAGCTGATTGTAGGCCTTATACCTCTCAAGAACAAGAAAACCGCATAGATGTCAAGGGGCAAAGAGCACCATTGTATGTATTGCCATGTCCTTGGTTCTTCCCTCTTCCTGGTCCTGGGAACAGACTCCAACCTCTGCCCTCTACTAGTATGAAATATGAACAAGGCGAAACTTCTCGTAGTAACCATAACTCcagttcatcttcaaaatttattgCACATGTAGAAAACCGCCATTGCTGTTTACCCATTGAAGTAAAGACAGAAGCTTCAGGTTCATCAGAAGCCAGGCCTACTAATGACTTGAATGAGACCCCAATTGGGTTCCCTCTGGATGGAGTTAGTCAGCATACAGGAGCTAACTCTGAGGAAATTCTCTATACACCTGCATCACTAGATTGTTCCCAACCTGCATCTACCATCAAGCACGAGAACATGTCCCAATCAGCTTATGCTCCCAATATTGAAACAACTTCTACAGCCCGTCCTATTGCAAGTGCTTTGCCAGAAAAGCAAGAATCAGCAGTTTTCCCAGGTAAGAAGCTAATTGATGCGGTTGCTGCAGCAGGTGCGAGAAAGAGGAGGAAGGAACTGACAAAGCTAAAGAATCTCCATGGTCGTCAATGTCAGATGCATTGTTGA
- the LOC109005336 gene encoding uncharacterized protein LOC109005336 isoform X2: MGSERCYVWSSLSCSSASTTSSLTCAADGMVKMELEAAEALADLAHLAVQESAGSGLRRKWGSKGKRAVKRVKSESPPGDSSFRLNLLGSVPSCSDLAEDRAEASQQQCEKIRPIVFIEREKAKQVPGITEVKAEQDSELAKPTPNCNRSYAPFVFRKTRRKLTEAEKEEQRIRRVLANRESARQTIRRRQVLCEDLTRKAADLARENENLKRDKELALKEHQSLETTNKHLKQQMAKLRKAVVEETPGEHYSADVAASLSSSRNCPWHLYGHPPLLPVLWPSVIQSSNRVQSQYGRQSAIVIPSNMPMPADCRPYTSQEQENRIDVKGQRAPLYVLPCPWFFPLPGPGNRLQPLPSTSMKYEQGETSRSNHNSSSSSKFIAHVENRHCCLPIEVKTEASGSSEARPTNDLNETPIGFPLDGVSQHTGANSEEILYTPASLDCSQPASTIKHENMSQSAYAPNIETTSTARPIASALPEKQESAVFPGKKLIDAVAAAGARKRRKELTKLKNLHGRQCQMHC, from the exons ATGGGTTCGGAGAGATGTTATGTTTGGAGCTCGTTGTCATGCTCATCTGCTTCTACGACGTCCTCTTTGACGTGTGCGGCGGATGGTATGGTGAAGATGGAGCTGGAGGCGGCCGAGGCTCTGGCCGATTTGGCCCATTTGGCGGTGCAAGAGAGTGCTGGGAGTGGCTTGCGCAGGAAATGGGGGAGCAAAGGGAAACGGGCCGTGAAGCGAGTCAAGAGTGAGTCGCCGCCGGGTGACTCCTCGTTTAGGTTGAACCTGCTGGGCTCGGTGCCAAGCTGCTCGGATCTGGCTGAG GATCGAGCAGAAGCAAGTCAGCAGCAATGTGAAAAGATACGCCCAATTGTGTTCATAGAACGAGAAAAGGCTAAGCAGGTTCCCGGCATTACAGAAGTGAAGGCTGAGCAGGATTCTGAATTGGCTAAACCAACTCCCAACTGCAACAGAAGTTATGCACCATTTGTTTTTCGTAAAACAAGACGAAAGTTGACTGAG GCTGAAAAGGAAGAACAGAGAATACGCAGGGTATTGGCAAATAGAGAGTCAGCTAGGCAGACAATTCGTCGTAGGCAG GTTCTGTGTGAGGATTTAACCAGGAAAGCTGCTGATCTAGCACGGGAGAACGAAAATTTAAAGAGG GACAAGGAGTTGGCTTTGAAAGAGCATCAGTCCTTGGAGACCACAAATAAACACTTAAAGCAACAG ATGGCAAAGCTAAGAAAGGCTGTGGTTGAGGAAACTCCAGGTGAGCATTATTCAGCAGATGTGGcagcctctctctcttcatccAGGAACTGTCCGTGGCACTTGTACGGCCACCCTCCATTACTGCCTGTTCTATGGCCTTCTGtcattcaatcttcaaatcgTGTTCAATCACAATATGGGAGGCAAAGTGCCATTGTCATTCCGTCAAACATGCCCATGCCAGCTGATTGTAGGCCTTATACCTCTCAAGAACAAGAAAACCGCATAGATGTCAAGGGGCAAAGAGCACCATTGTATGTATTGCCATGTCCTTGGTTCTTCCCTCTTCCTGGTCCTGGGAACAGACTCCAACCTCTGCCCTCTACTAGTATGAAATATGAACAAGGCGAAACTTCTCGTAGTAACCATAACTCcagttcatcttcaaaatttattgCACATGTAGAAAACCGCCATTGCTGTTTACCCATTGAAGTAAAGACAGAAGCTTCAGGTTCATCAGAAGCCAGGCCTACTAATGACTTGAATGAGACCCCAATTGGGTTCCCTCTGGATGGAGTTAGTCAGCATACAGGAGCTAACTCTGAGGAAATTCTCTATACACCTGCATCACTAGATTGTTCCCAACCTGCATCTACCATCAAGCACGAGAACATGTCCCAATCAGCTTATGCTCCCAATATTGAAACAACTTCTACAGCCCGTCCTATTGCAAGTGCTTTGCCAGAAAAGCAAGAATCAGCAGTTTTCCCAGGTAAGAAGCTAATTGATGCGGTTGCTGCAGCAGGTGCGAGAAAGAGGAGGAAGGAACTGACAAAGCTAAAGAATCTCCATGGTCGTCAATGTCAGATGCATTGTTGA
- the LOC108981353 gene encoding GDSL esterase/lipase At5g03610-like yields MVVMDTQKLLCSVLCCFLLSILSGRQQAVQGHHHHVPSNIRPLKLFVFGDSYADTGNTNKTQVAWKYPYGINFPGKPAGRFSDGRVLTDYVAKFLGLKSPIPYEGWKSSSCGIPLLKSGVNFAYGGTGVFDTFFSGPNMTIQIDSLEHLLRDNAFTAKDLELSVSFVSLAGNDHFTYLRTNGSAHEGLQSFIRTVVNQLAINLKRIHGLGVKKIGVTGLEPWGSCLIPYITDTSSFQQCNDTYSSLVSFHNLLLKQAVEKLNNETKDSPFFIIDLYASFTSALKNEGSIKFENPPLKPCCLGVSSEYFCGSLDENGAKKYTICENPKSAFFWDVAHPSQEGWRAVYSALQANLEQYFHYY; encoded by the exons ATGGTTGTAATGGACACGCAAAAGCTCCTCTGTTCTGTTCTCTGCTGCTTCCTTTTGTCCATTCTTTCAG GCCGGCAACAAGCGGTGCAAGgacatcatcatcatgtaccCTCTAATATTCGTCCGCTAAAGCTCTTCGTCTTTGGAGATTCTTATGCTGACACAGGCAACACCAATAAAACTCAAGTCGCTTGGAAATATCCCTACGGCATCAACTTTCCTGGAAAACCAGCTGGTCGTTTCTCCGATGGCCGTGTCCTTACCGATTACGTTG ctaagTTCTTAGGACTTAAGTCTCCGATTCCATATGAAGGGTGGAAATCATCATCATGTGGGATTCCATTGTTGAAATCCGGAGTGAATTTTGCTTATGGAGGGACGGGTGTATTTGATACCTTTTTCTCCGGCCCAAACATGACAATCCAGATCGATTCCCTCGAACATCTCCTCAGAGACAACGCGTTTACTGCTAAAGACCTAGAGCTCTCCGTGTCCTTTGTCAGTCTCGCTGGTAATGATCACTTTACTTACCTTCGCACGAACGGCTCTGCTCATGAG GGATTGCAATCTTTCATTAGGACAGTGGTCAATCAACTTGCTATCAACTTGAAACGAATTCATGGCTTGGGAGTAAAAAAAATTGGCGTGACAGGTTTAGAGCCTTGGGGATCGTGTCTGATCCCTTATATCACAGACACATCCTCATTCCAACAATGCAATGATACTTATAGCTCGCTCGTCAGTTTCCACAATCTTCTATTGAAGCAAGCCGTGGAAAAGCTGAACAACGAAACAAAGGATTCTCCTTTTTTCATTATTGATCTTTATGCTTCGTTCACGTCCGCCCTCAAGAACGAAG GAAGTATAAAGTTTGAGAACCCGCCATTGAAGCCATGCTGTTTGGGTGTCAGCAGCGAATATTTCTGCGGGAGTCTAGATGAAAATGGAGCTAAGAAATATACAATTTGCGAGAATCCCAAATCAGCATTCTTTTGGGACGTAGCTCATCCTTCGCAGGAGGGATGGCGTGCCGTGTATTCAGCTTTGCAAGCCAATCTTGAACAATATTTTCACTACTACTAG
- the LOC108981355 gene encoding cytochrome P450 94C1-like: MDLEVEASWFLQFLHPRYCFLVFSFVICNSLLLYLVRLKPWCNCEICHGYLTSNWSKQFDNLCDWYAHLLKNSPSKTIHIHVLRNTITANPDNVEYMLRTRFENYPKGKPFSTILGDFLGRGIFNVDGDLWSFQRKMANLELNKSSIVLYAFNIFNCEIKSRLVPLLYLVAGKKDGVLDLQDVFRRFSFDCICQISFGLDPSCLELSLPMSEFAVSFDLASKLSAERAMSVSPLLWKIKRKLNIGSEKKLREAVRVINILAQDVIRQKRKLGFSNHKDLLSRFMGAVNDEPYLRDIVISFLLAGRDTVASALTSFFWLLAKHPHVESEIRLEADRVIGANQELKSFEQLRELHFLQAAVYESMRLYPPIQYDSKFCQEDDVLPDGTYVRGGTRVTYHPYAMGRIEEIWGPDCLEFRPERWLKDGVFFPANPFKYPVFQAGVRVCLGKEMALVELKCLALSLVRRFHIDLATPGRSPLFSPGLTSSFRGGLPVLVRERETPL, translated from the coding sequence atGGATCTTGAAGTTGAAGCTTCCTGGTTTTTGCAGTTTCTTCACCCCCGCTATTGTTTTCTTGTATTCTCTTTCGTAATATGCAATTCTCTCCTGCTCTACCTGGTTAGACTAAAGCCTTGGTGCAACTGTGAGATTTGTCATGGTTATCTCACGTCGAATTGGTCCAAACAATTTGATAATCTTTGTGATTGGTACGCTCATCTTCTGAAAAACTCTCCTAGTAAAACTATCCACATACATGTTCTCCGAAACACGATCACTGCTAACCCCGATAATGTCGAGTATATGCTCAGAACAAGATTTGAGAATTACCCAAAAGGCAAACCTTTCTCCACAATCTTGGGTGACTTTCTGGGTCGAGGTATATTCAACGTGGACGGGGACCTATGGAGTTTCCAGAGAAAGATGGCGAATCTAGAGCTCAACAAGTCCTCCATAGTATTGTATgcattcaatattttcaattgCGAGATTAAAAGCCGACTTGTCCCTCTTTTATACTTAGTTGCAGGCAAAAAGGATGGAGTTTTGGATTTACAAGACGTGTTTCGAAGATTCTCCTTTGATTGCATATGCCAAATCTCATTTGGGTTGGACCCTAGCTGCCTCGAGTTGTCACTACCCATGTCTGAATTCGCTGTTTCCTTTGAccttgcatcaaaattatctgctgAGAGAGCCATGTCTGTGTCCCCGCTTTTATGGAAGATCAAACGGAAGCTCAATATAGGCAGTGAGAAGAAATTAAGAGAAGCTGTTAGAGTGATCAACATCTTGGCACAGGATGTCATAAGGCAGAAGCGGAAACTGGGATTTTCCAATCATAAAGATCTTTTGTCCCGGTTCATGGGCGCTGTAAATGATGAACCATATCTGAGAGACATCGTTATAAGCTTCCTCTTAGCTGGCCGTGACACTGTTGCATCAGCCTTGACTAGCTTCTTCTGGCTATTGGCAAAACACCCGCACGTGGAGTCAGAAATCCGGCTCGAGGCAGACCGAGTCATCGGAGCAAACCAGGAGCTCAAAAGCTTCGAACAGCTGCGAGAGCTCCATTTTTTACAAGCTGCAGTTTATGAGAGTATGAGACTCTATCCTCCGATACAATACGATTCAAAGTTTTGTCAAGAGGATGATGTCCTTCCTGATGGGACGTATGTGAGAGGAGGCACTAGGGTTACTTACCATCCCTACGCAATGGGTCGGATTGAAGAAATCTGGGGTCCAGATTGTTTAGAATTCAGGCCAGAAAGGTGGTTGAAGGATGGTGTATTCTTTCCAGCAAACCCTTTTAAGTACCCAGTTTTCCAAGCTGGAGTTAGGGTCTGTTTGGGCAAAGAAATGGCTCTGGTGGAGCTAAAATGTCTCGCTCTTTCATTGGTTAGGAGATTCCACATCGACTTGGCGACACCGGGCCGCTCTCCCCTGTTCTCTCCCGGGCTCACCTCCTCTTTTAGAGGCGGACTACCGGTCTTGGTACGGGAAAGAGAAACACCTTTATAA
- the LOC118348237 gene encoding IQ domain-containing protein IQM3-like, with protein MDHAHAAVKLQNMYRSFRHRRMLADTIIMELWGHAIDFARLNISTTFFFQCMNERSSNTRWTRIGFNASMVGRGVSENDKAQILAFQHWIEAIDPRHRYGRSLRLYYNQWCRSNAGNQPFFYWLDVGDGKVIDLPECSRSVLQEQCVKYLGPLERNRYEHIVSGGKVVHKQSGGDLHTQLEGISRGRDKWIFVVSTSGRLYVGKKEKGRFHHSSFLAGGATVAAGSLVVEHGILKYISGYSGHYRPTDDSIYRFLSFLGEHGVNLNGVEIDKVTPVIA; from the exons ATGGATCATGCTCACGCTGCTGTTAAGTTGCAGAACATGTACCGGAGTTTTCGCCACAGGCGCATGCTAGCTGACACCATTATAATGGAGCTATG GGGGCACGCGATAGACTTTGCCAGACTGAATATCAGTACGACTTTCTTCTTCCAATGCATGAACGAGAGAAGTTCCAATACTCGGTGGACTCGAATTGGCTTTAATGCTTCTATG GTGGGCAGAGGTGTGTCTGAAAATGACAAAGCGCAAATATTGGCTTTTCAGCATTGGATTGAAGCT ATTGATCCACGGCATCGTTATGGACGTAGCTTACGTTTGTACTACAACCAGTGGTGCAGGTCTAATGCTGGTAATCAGccctttttttattg GTTGGATGTAGGAGATGGAAAAGTGATCGATCTCCCAGAATGCTCAAGATCAGTGCTTCAAGAACAGTGCGTGAAGTATCTTGGACCT CTAGAGAGGAACCGATATGAACACATCGTTTCTGGGGGGAAAGTAGTTCATAAACAAAGTGGAGGCGATCTTCATACACAGCTTGAAGGAATATCGCGAGGCCGGGACAAGTGGATATTCGTTGTGAGCACCTCGGGGAGACTCTACGTCGGTAAG aaagaaaaaggaaggttCCATCATTCTAGCTTCTTGGCTGGAGGGGCTACAGTAGCTGCTGGAAGCCTAGTTGTAGAGCACGGAATTCTTAAG TACATATCTGGATATAGTGGACATTATCGGCCAACGGACGACAGCATTTACCGGTTTTTATCCTTTCTTGGAGAACATGGAGTGAATCTTAATGGAGTCGAG ATAGACAAGGTTACACCTGTAATTGCATGA
- the LOC109005335 gene encoding subtilisin-like protease SBT4.15 translates to MLQNMLVLVLSLHLVTISLARGPNAHERKPYIVYMGELRPGAETSAMDDHHNLLSTAIGDEKVARESRIYSYGKSFNGFAARLLPQEVKRLSDEERVVSVFPNTLRQLHTTRSWDFLGMPTTLKKRNFIIESNIIVGMLDTGIWVQSPSFNDKGYGPIPAKWKGKCVKGANFTSCNRKVIGAKYFNLDASDPDMGNPSPVDNDGHGTHTSSTAAGVHVRGASLYGIAKGTARGGVPSARIAMYKVCWSVGCSDMDLLAGFDEAIADGVDLISVSIAGPPRDLFEDPIAIGAFHAMKKGILTSCSAGNDGPYSYTVQNVAPWIMTVAASGIDRQFKTEVNLGSGEKFSGIAINTFTPKKKTYPLTSGAHSVNISGDFYGNASACDYGTLDKNKVKGKIVFCQGSSGPDYTIKELGGAGTIMVLDEETDIAFTTLVPGTFVLPKDGKKIDQYINSTKNPRAVIQKTRTLNISAPFVASFSSRGPQSINLNILKPDIVAPGLDILAAYSTLASVTGDPTDKRHAVFNIISGTSMACPHAAAAAAYVKSFHPDWSPAAIKSALMTTATPMRIEDDDAALGSGSGQINPVQAVHPGLIYNISISSYASFLCKEGYNGTSLALLFGGKKKLNCSQFKPAQGTDGLNYPTMHAQLMGASSDIFATFHRTVTNMGNGNSVYKAKVTSPRGLSIRVYPATLKFSRLHEQMNFKVVVKGSFKRNGTEQLLSALLEWNDSKHSVTNHILIYRPLA, encoded by the exons ATGTTGCAAAATATGCTTGTGCTTGTGTTAAGTCTCCATCTCGTAACGATATCGTTGGCCCGTGGCCCAAATGCCCATGAAAgaaag CCGTACATCGTGTACATGGGAGAACTCCGGCCTGGAGCAGAAACTTCGGCCATGGACGATCACCACAACCTGCTTTCCACGGCTATTGGAGA TGAGAAAGTAGCTAGAGAATCCAGAATATATAGCTATGGAAAGAGCTTCAATGGGTTCGCAGCCAGGCTATTGCCCCAGGAAGTAAAGAGATTATCag ATGAAGAAAGAGTTGTATCGGTGTTTCCAAACACATTGCGCCAACTTCATACAACGAGATCTTGGGATTTCTTGGGAATGCCCACaacattgaaaaaaagaaacttcaTAATAGAAAGCAATATCATTGTTGGCATGTTGGATACAG GAATTTGGGTTCAATCTCCAAGTTTTAACGATAAAGGCTACGGGCCAATCCCAGCTAAATGGAAGGGCAAATGTGTCAAGGGTGCCAACTTCACTAGCTGCAATAG AAAAGTGATAGGTGCAAAATACTTCAACCTGGACGCCAGCGACCCTGATATGGGGAATCCTAGTCCGGTGGATAACGATGGCCATGGTACTCACACTTCCTCCACTGCAGCCGGCGTACATGTCAGGGGCGCCAGTCTGTATGGCATAGCCAAAGGCACGGCACGTGGTGGCGTACCATCAGCGCGTATAGCAATGTACAAAGTATGCTGGTCCGTCGGTTGCAGCGACATGGATCTCTTGGCAGGGTTTGACGAAGCCATTGCTGATGGGGTCGATTTGATATCGGTCTCTATAGCAGGTCCGCCCAGGGACCTCTTTGAGGACCCGATTGCCATTGGAGCTTTTCATGCTATGAAGAAAGGGATTCTGACTTCGTGCTCGGCCGGGAACGATGGGCCTTACAGTTACACGGTGCAGAATGTTGCTCCCTGGATCATGACCGTGGCTGCCAGTGGCATTGATAGGCAATTCAAGACGGAGGTTAATCTGGGTAGTGGCGAGAAATTTTCT GGAATTGCTATAAATACGTTTACCCCAAAGAAAAAGACGTACCCTTTAACAAGTGGAGCCCATTCAGTTAATATCAGTGGAGATTTCTATGGGAATGCCAG TGCCTGTGACTATGGGACTCTAGACAAGAATAAGGTGAAGGGAAAGATCGTGTTCTGCCAGGGAAGCAGCGGCCCTGATTACACCATCAAAGAGTTAGGTGGTGCCGGAACGATCATGGTGCTTGATGAAGAGACGGATATAGCCTTCACCACTCTAGTCCCAGGGACATTTGTCCTCCCCAAGGATGGCAAAAAGATTGATCAGTAcattaattccaccaa GAATCCTCGGGCTGTAATACAAAAGACAAGAACTCTTAACATCAGTGCTCCTTTTGTGGCTTCTTTCTCCTCCAGAGGCCCTCAGTCAATCAACCTCAACATCCTTAAG CCTGACATCGTTGCACCAGGACTAGACATATTAGCTGCTTATTCAACACTGGCATCAGTAACAGGGGACCCAACTGATAAGCGGCATGCTGTGTTCAACATAATATCAGGAACATCTATGGCTTGCCCTCACGCAGCAGCAGCTGCTGCCTATGTCAAGTCTTTCCACCCTGACTGGTCTCCTGCTGCAATCAAGTCTGCTCTCATGACTACTG CCACCCCTATGAGAATTGAAGACGACGATGCCGCGCTGGGATCCGGATCAGGACAGATAAATCCAGTCCAGGCAGTGCACCCTGGTCTCATCTATAACATTTCCATCAGCTCCTATGCCAGTTTCCTGTGCAAGGAAGGCTACAACGGCACATCCCTCGCTCTACTTTTTGGAGGCAAAAAGAAACTTAACTGCTCACAGTTTAAGCCTGCACAAGGCACTGACGGCCTTAATTACCCTACAATGCATGCACAGCTAATGGGTGCGAGTTCAGACATTTTTGCCACCTTCCACCGGACTGTGACCAACATGGGTAATGGTAACTCGGTGTACAAGGCAAAGGTGACATCACCAAGAGGTCTTTCTATTAGAGTTTACCCAGCAACTTTGAAGTTTAGCAGGTTACACGAACAGATGAACTTCAAGGTCGTAGTGAAGGGCAGTTTTAAGCGGAATGGGACTGAGCAGTTACTGTCGGCTTTACTTGAGTGGAATGACTCCAAGCACAGTGTGACGAACCATATCCTTATTTATAGGCCATTAGCTTAA